From a single Anomaloglossus baeobatrachus isolate aAnoBae1 chromosome 4, aAnoBae1.hap1, whole genome shotgun sequence genomic region:
- the LOC142303755 gene encoding regenerating islet-derived protein 4-like: protein MSSSMYLAILGFLVLGVSLSEGAPRSSCPPGWFFYKSHCYGYFRFRLPWSEAEFECVSYGHGAHLASIIDDSEASIIASHVAAYSLNVDIWIGLHDPEQNRRWKWNDGSMYNYRAWKTGEPNNLNNAEYCGELTKETTFRQWNDAPCHEQNHFVCKYKP, encoded by the exons ATGTCATCATCCATGTACCTTGCCATTCTGGGCTTTTTGGTCCTTGGGGTGTCTCTATCAGAAG GGGCACCTCGCTCATCATGTCCTCCTGGATGGTTTTTCTACAAATCTCACTGTTATGGATACTTCCGATTCAGACTGCCCTGGTCTGAGGCTGAG TTTGAGTGTGTTAGCTATGGACATGGTGCACATCTGGCTTCAATCATAGATGACTCAGAAGCATCCATTATTGCAAGTCATGTGGCCGCTTACTCCCTAAATGTAGATATCTGGATTGGACTTCATGACCCTGAACAG AACCGTCGCTGGAAATGGAATGATGGATCAATGTATAACTATCGTGCGTGGAAGACTGGAGAGCCCAATAACCTGAATAACGCTGAGTACTGCGGAGAACTGACCAAAGAAACAA CTTTCCGCCAATGGAATGATGCTCCATGTCATGAACAAAACCATTTTGTGTGCAAATACAAACCGTAA